In one Bradyrhizobium cosmicum genomic region, the following are encoded:
- a CDS encoding SDR family NAD(P)-dependent oxidoreductase has protein sequence MSETLPAGMRMRGKVCLVTGGGSGIGRATALQMAAEGAEAIFVAGRREAEIEATAAACRELGANAIAIQTDITREDDVVRLVRTAVERCGRLDVVFNNAGFQERRAPLEEQGMEIYDSVFDTNVRALFLCLRHQLPAMLAQGRGSIVVNASVSGVRNPNPGFSLYSASKAAAISLTRSAAMENAPRGVRINAIAPGRVVTDMMLRAGVGDIATVSAGLPLRRMGTPEEVAEAVVWLSSDASSYVVGHVLAADGGFLAS, from the coding sequence ATGAGCGAAACCTTGCCGGCCGGAATGCGGATGAGAGGCAAGGTCTGCCTCGTCACGGGCGGCGGCAGCGGCATCGGCCGCGCCACGGCCCTGCAGATGGCGGCCGAAGGCGCGGAGGCGATCTTCGTTGCGGGCCGGCGTGAGGCCGAGATCGAGGCCACCGCCGCGGCATGCCGCGAACTCGGTGCGAACGCGATCGCGATCCAGACCGACATCACGCGGGAGGACGACGTTGTGCGCCTCGTCCGTACCGCGGTCGAGCGTTGCGGCCGGCTGGATGTCGTCTTCAATAATGCCGGTTTCCAGGAACGCCGCGCGCCGCTGGAAGAGCAGGGCATGGAGATCTACGACAGCGTGTTCGACACCAATGTCCGCGCGCTGTTCCTGTGCCTGCGCCACCAGCTGCCGGCGATGCTCGCGCAAGGCCGTGGCAGCATCGTCGTCAACGCCTCCGTCAGCGGCGTGCGCAATCCCAATCCCGGCTTTTCGCTCTATTCGGCCTCGAAGGCCGCCGCGATCTCGCTGACCCGCTCTGCGGCGATGGAGAACGCCCCGCGCGGCGTCCGCATCAACGCCATCGCGCCGGGCCGCGTCGTCACCGACATGATGCTGCGCGCCGGCGTCGGCGACATCGCAACCGTCAGTGCGGGCCTGCCGCTGCGGCGGATGGGAACGCCGGAGGAAGTTGCGGAGGCCGTGGTGTGGCTGTCGTCCGACGCATCGTCATACGTCGTCGGGCATGTGTTGGCGGCGGATGGAGGATTCCTGGCGTCTTAG
- a CDS encoding MarR family winged helix-turn-helix transcriptional regulator → MAGLSLIDDIRAASRLMVRELGFMDATVAASDYPPSAVHTILEIGIRGPMNSGELGDFLRLEKSSVSRLVRKLIDCGELSETPDADDARSKRLSLTAKGQRTMAALHAFGRQQVSGALAVLTEAEQRKVREGMMLYARALRESRVDEGVESVA, encoded by the coding sequence ATGGCCGGGCTTTCGCTGATCGACGACATCCGCGCCGCCTCGCGCCTGATGGTGCGCGAGCTCGGTTTCATGGATGCGACGGTGGCGGCGTCGGACTATCCGCCCTCGGCCGTGCACACCATTCTGGAGATTGGAATCCGCGGGCCGATGAATTCAGGCGAGCTCGGCGATTTCCTGCGGCTGGAAAAATCCAGCGTCAGCCGCCTGGTGCGCAAGCTGATCGATTGCGGCGAGCTCAGCGAGACGCCGGACGCGGATGATGCACGCAGCAAGAGGCTGTCGCTGACGGCGAAAGGCCAGCGCACCATGGCGGCGCTGCATGCATTCGGCCGGCAGCAGGTGAGTGGCGCTCTGGCGGTGCTCACGGAGGCCGAACAGCGCAAGGTGCGCGAGGGGATGATGCTCTATGCGCGGGCGTTGCGGGAGAGCCGGGTGGATGAAGGGGTGGAGTCGGTGGCGTAG
- a CDS encoding SDR family oxidoreductase yields the protein MQVTDKVVVVTGGANGIGKAMCEAFHAAGAAKVVVADMDADNARAVAATVDGAAFKCDVAQERDISHVIEETEKQFGPIALFCSNAGIGGGFDPMSQNAGGASDEPWQRSWAIHVMAHVYAARHLIPRMKTRGGGYFLNTISAAGLLSQVGSPAYSTTKHAAVGFAENLAISHRADNIKVSILCPQGVDTNMLRSIPKGPQSGDGDLTPEQVAKDVLAGLDQETFLILPHPQVLGYMRKKTENYDRWIGGMAKIQARMREEFGN from the coding sequence ATGCAGGTGACCGACAAGGTCGTGGTCGTCACGGGCGGCGCTAATGGCATCGGCAAGGCGATGTGCGAGGCCTTCCACGCCGCCGGTGCGGCCAAGGTCGTGGTCGCCGATATGGACGCCGACAACGCAAGGGCGGTCGCCGCCACGGTGGATGGTGCCGCCTTCAAATGCGACGTCGCGCAGGAAAGGGATATTTCCCACGTCATCGAGGAGACCGAGAAGCAGTTCGGGCCCATTGCCCTGTTCTGCTCCAACGCCGGCATCGGCGGCGGCTTCGATCCGATGTCGCAAAATGCCGGCGGCGCTTCGGACGAGCCGTGGCAACGGAGCTGGGCGATCCACGTCATGGCCCACGTCTATGCCGCGCGGCATCTCATCCCCCGCATGAAGACGCGCGGCGGCGGCTATTTCCTCAACACCATCTCCGCCGCGGGCCTGCTCTCGCAGGTCGGCAGCCCGGCCTATTCCACCACCAAGCACGCCGCAGTCGGCTTTGCCGAAAACCTCGCGATCTCGCACAGGGCTGACAACATCAAGGTCTCGATCCTCTGCCCGCAGGGCGTCGACACCAACATGCTGCGCTCGATCCCCAAGGGCCCGCAATCCGGCGATGGCGATCTGACGCCCGAGCAGGTCGCAAAGGACGTGCTCGCCGGCCTCGATCAGGAGACGTTCCTGATCCTGCCGCACCCCCAGGTGCTCGGCTACATGCGCAAGAAGACCGAGAATTACGACCGCTGGATCGGTGGCATGGCCAAGATCCAGGCCAGGATGCGGGAAGAGTTCGGGAACTAG
- the trhA gene encoding PAQR family membrane homeostasis protein TrhA produces MTVFQLKQLASNSVHAAADAIGWHYDRAELIADGIIHAIGVLSGIIAATVLVVLAVVYADATDIVGVSIYVAGLLSMLVLSATYNLWPVSPVKWLLRRFDHSAIYLLIASTYTPFILELKDSVFALVLLVCVWCVAISGIVLKLRFPGRFDRVAVGIYLAMGWSGIMLYDAVVKALPALVLGFILAGGLLYSFGVIFHAWRRLRFQNAIWHGFVLAGAACHYTAVLDLVLS; encoded by the coding sequence ATGACCGTCTTCCAACTGAAGCAGCTTGCCTCTAACTCCGTCCATGCCGCGGCCGACGCGATCGGCTGGCACTACGACCGCGCCGAACTGATCGCCGACGGCATCATCCACGCCATCGGTGTACTGTCGGGGATCATCGCCGCGACGGTCCTGGTGGTGCTTGCGGTGGTCTATGCCGACGCCACCGACATCGTCGGCGTCTCGATCTATGTCGCCGGCCTGCTCTCGATGCTGGTGCTGTCGGCGACCTATAATCTCTGGCCGGTCTCGCCTGTCAAATGGCTGCTGCGCCGGTTCGATCATTCCGCGATCTATCTTCTGATCGCTTCCACCTACACGCCGTTCATCCTGGAGTTGAAGGACAGCGTGTTTGCGCTGGTGCTGCTGGTCTGCGTCTGGTGTGTCGCGATATCAGGCATCGTGTTGAAGCTTCGCTTTCCCGGCCGGTTCGACCGCGTTGCGGTCGGCATCTATCTTGCGATGGGATGGAGCGGCATCATGCTGTACGACGCTGTGGTCAAGGCGCTGCCCGCGCTGGTGCTGGGCTTCATCCTTGCGGGCGGGCTGCTCTACAGCTTTGGCGTGATTTTCCACGCCTGGCGGCGGCTGCGCTTCCAGAATGCGATCTGGCACGGCTTTGTCTTGGCCGGCGCGGCATGCCATTATACCGCGGTGCTCGACCTCGTGTTGAGCTGA
- a CDS encoding YcjX family protein → MAFTFQDMVEEARLSARALIDYGEHFFNPTVRLGVTGLSRAGKTVFITALIHGLTRGGRFPVFEAYASGRIARTNLAPQPDDAVPRFAYESHLHALIEDRHWPSSTVDISELRLVIDYQRPNGADRTLTLDIVDYPGEWLLDLPLLQKSFEQWSIESLALSREAPRAHVAAEWHAHLATLKPEAREDEQATLTAAKLFTDYLRACRDERFAMSLLPPGRFLMPGNLAGSPALTFAPLDVPIDGQAPEGSLWAMMVRRYEAYKDVVVRPFFRDHFARLDRQIVLADALAAFNAGPEALHDLEAALAGILDCFNIGRSTILSSLFRPRIDRILFAATKADHLHHSSHDRLEAVLRRAVGRAVARAEDTGAAIDVVALAAVRATREAQVAHGRDKLPSILGTPAAGESAGGEFFDGTTEVATFPGDLPLDPEALFNGTDAFRGLSTETAGTSDFRFLRFRPPKLERVGADEPTLPHIRLDRALQFLIGDKLS, encoded by the coding sequence ATGGCATTCACCTTTCAGGATATGGTCGAAGAGGCGCGCCTGTCGGCCCGGGCGCTGATCGACTATGGCGAGCATTTCTTCAATCCCACGGTGCGGCTCGGAGTCACCGGCCTGTCGCGGGCCGGTAAAACCGTGTTCATCACCGCGCTGATCCACGGTCTGACCCGCGGTGGCCGGTTTCCGGTATTCGAGGCCTATGCTTCGGGCCGGATCGCGCGGACCAATCTGGCGCCACAGCCTGACGATGCCGTGCCGCGCTTTGCCTATGAAAGCCATCTGCACGCACTGATCGAGGATCGGCACTGGCCGAGCTCGACCGTCGATATCAGCGAGTTGCGCCTCGTGATCGACTACCAGCGCCCGAACGGCGCCGACCGCACCCTGACGCTCGACATCGTCGACTATCCCGGCGAATGGCTGCTCGACCTGCCGCTGCTCCAGAAGAGCTTCGAGCAATGGTCCATCGAGAGCCTGGCGCTGTCGCGCGAGGCGCCGCGCGCGCACGTCGCCGCCGAATGGCACGCACACCTTGCAACGCTCAAGCCCGAGGCACGCGAGGACGAGCAGGCCACGCTCACAGCGGCAAAGCTGTTCACCGATTATCTGCGCGCCTGCCGCGACGAGCGGTTCGCGATGAGCCTGCTGCCGCCTGGCCGCTTCCTGATGCCCGGCAATCTCGCAGGCTCGCCGGCGCTGACCTTTGCGCCGCTCGACGTGCCCATCGACGGGCAGGCGCCGGAGGGCTCGCTGTGGGCGATGATGGTGCGCCGCTACGAGGCTTACAAGGACGTGGTGGTGCGGCCGTTCTTTCGTGATCACTTCGCCCGGCTGGATCGCCAGATCGTGCTGGCCGACGCGCTCGCCGCGTTCAACGCGGGCCCCGAGGCGCTGCACGATCTCGAAGCCGCGCTTGCCGGCATTCTCGACTGCTTCAACATCGGCCGCAGCACGATCCTCTCCAGCCTGTTCCGCCCGCGCATCGACCGCATCCTGTTCGCGGCAACCAAAGCGGATCATCTGCATCATTCCAGCCACGACCGGCTAGAGGCCGTGCTGCGGCGTGCGGTCGGCCGCGCCGTGGCGCGCGCGGAAGATACTGGCGCGGCGATCGACGTCGTCGCGCTGGCGGCCGTACGCGCCACGCGCGAAGCGCAGGTCGCGCATGGCCGCGACAAATTGCCGTCGATCCTGGGAACGCCGGCCGCGGGCGAAAGCGCCGGCGGCGAGTTTTTCGACGGCACCACGGAGGTCGCGACCTTTCCGGGTGACCTGCCTCTGGATCCCGAGGCGCTCTTCAACGGCACGGATGCGTTCCGCGGTCTGTCGACGGAAACCGCCGGGACAAGCGACTTCCGCTTCCTGCGCTTCCGTCCGCCCAAGCTCGAACGCGTGGGCGCGGACGAACCGACACTGCCTCACATCCGCCTCGACCGGGCGTTGCAGTTCCTGATCGGAGACAAGCTGTCATGA
- a CDS encoding YcjF family protein: protein MNERSTPRRPATFRLDDPGVVVTEADEAARLGRTTIQITPEHDPQALPVPIEATLPARRGFPWGALFWSGLAGLTLLGTGLGVVHLIEDLFARSETLGFVGVAFAFVTALALAVVIGREAFGLARLATIEKLHARAAAVLASDDRKESRAIVQDLLKLAHQNPQLARARAALESHTGEIIDGADMIRLAERELMSPLDAEARRLVSSAAQKVSIVTAVSPRAAIDVMFVFVAALRLIRQLAYLYGGRPGALGMIRLLRHVIAHLAITGGMAASDSLVQQMLGHGIAAKLSQRLGEGILNGLLTARLGLAAIDVTRPLPFAALPPPKLSDLATDLLRKKDDEA, encoded by the coding sequence ATGAACGAGCGATCCACGCCACGGCGGCCGGCGACGTTCCGGCTCGACGATCCCGGCGTCGTCGTCACCGAGGCCGACGAAGCGGCGCGACTTGGCCGCACCACGATCCAGATCACGCCGGAGCACGATCCTCAGGCGCTGCCGGTGCCGATCGAAGCCACGCTGCCGGCGCGGCGCGGCTTCCCCTGGGGCGCACTGTTCTGGTCCGGGCTCGCCGGGCTGACGCTGCTCGGCACCGGGCTCGGCGTGGTCCATCTGATCGAGGATCTGTTCGCACGCAGCGAAACGCTCGGCTTCGTCGGCGTTGCCTTTGCCTTCGTCACCGCGCTGGCACTTGCGGTCGTGATCGGGCGCGAGGCGTTCGGGCTCGCGCGCCTCGCGACCATCGAGAAGCTGCATGCGCGCGCGGCTGCGGTGCTTGCCAGCGACGACCGCAAGGAGAGCCGCGCCATCGTGCAGGACCTGCTAAAGCTCGCGCACCAGAACCCGCAGCTCGCGCGCGCCCGCGCCGCGCTGGAGAGCCATACCGGCGAAATCATCGACGGCGCCGACATGATCCGGCTCGCCGAACGCGAATTGATGTCGCCGCTGGATGCGGAGGCGCGTCGGCTGGTGTCGTCAGCCGCGCAGAAAGTCTCGATCGTCACGGCGGTGAGCCCGCGCGCGGCGATCGACGTGATGTTCGTGTTCGTCGCCGCGCTGCGGCTGATCCGCCAGCTCGCCTATCTCTATGGCGGCCGGCCCGGCGCGCTCGGCATGATCCGCCTGCTCCGCCATGTCATCGCCCATCTCGCCATCACCGGCGGCATGGCCGCGAGCGACAGCCTGGTGCAGCAGATGCTCGGCCACGGTATCGCGGCGAAGCTGTCGCAGCGGCTGGGAGAAGGGATCCTCAACGGACTGCTGACGGCGCGGCTGGGCCTGGCCGCGATCGACGTCACAAGGCCGTTGCCGTTCGCGGCGCTGCCGCCGCCGAAGCTGTCGGATCTGGCGACAGATCTGTTGCGGAAGAAAGACGACGAGGCGTAA
- a CDS encoding glycosyltransferase family 39 protein, producing MAVLVIAAMTVLRIVYASAIELRTDEAYYWTWSKETALGFLDHPPMIAWFIRVGTAIFGDTTLGVRFGGIVAMLVTQLLLADIVRRLTHDARAIMFAVLMPEAALYYGLLMAKVAPDVAMIPFAMAMMWSLVRLAQSGDGRWWLAAGLFAGLSMLSKFTAIMFAPAVAAFLLVPDWRWRWLRSPYPYLAVLVAIAVFSPVLIWNAQHDWASFRFQGVRATANYGISLRTIGDYIGLQFGLVGFVMLPVVLTGLVTTAWRGYRTREPVAILLSTAVLVPFLYFLAKSTTLRVGDTWPMFMWPVGFAAAAVNLVMLSRENRSARLIRSSLFWLNTAVVSGIAFVVIVFLYYVAAPWNFLGKIDPIGAEAGYEQVAARAQAALDETGATWIATTDYRTFAMMRWLFRGRVPVIEINERGRFQDFGDPGMDRIRGHAGIYVGREPDDRAPVWDAIPARREQLGQVERRWRGLVIDTYAIEKLSGWTPELSPPKDSPLFQWKVLAGAYPPLEGEGRSREARAGWGDLSTRAVLEVERPSPHPATHCASLHAQRPSPSRGG from the coding sequence ATGGCCGTGCTCGTGATCGCGGCGATGACCGTGCTCCGCATCGTCTACGCCTCCGCGATCGAGCTGCGCACCGACGAGGCCTATTACTGGACCTGGTCGAAAGAGACCGCGCTCGGCTTCCTCGACCATCCCCCCATGATCGCCTGGTTCATCCGCGTGGGCACCGCGATCTTCGGCGACACCACGCTCGGTGTGCGCTTTGGAGGCATCGTCGCGATGCTGGTGACGCAGCTGTTGCTCGCCGACATCGTCCGCCGCCTCACCCATGATGCACGCGCGATCATGTTCGCGGTGCTGATGCCGGAGGCCGCGCTTTATTACGGCCTGCTGATGGCCAAGGTCGCGCCCGACGTCGCCATGATCCCGTTTGCGATGGCGATGATGTGGTCGCTGGTGCGGCTGGCGCAGAGTGGCGACGGCCGCTGGTGGCTGGCGGCCGGATTGTTCGCGGGCCTGTCGATGCTGTCGAAATTCACCGCGATCATGTTCGCGCCGGCGGTCGCCGCCTTCCTGCTGGTGCCGGATTGGCGCTGGCGCTGGTTGCGCAGCCCCTATCCTTACCTCGCGGTGCTGGTCGCCATCGCGGTGTTCTCGCCGGTGCTGATCTGGAACGCGCAGCACGACTGGGCCTCGTTCCGTTTCCAGGGCGTGCGCGCCACCGCCAATTACGGCATCTCGCTGCGGACGATCGGCGATTACATCGGCCTGCAATTCGGCCTGGTCGGCTTCGTGATGCTGCCGGTGGTGTTGACCGGGCTGGTGACGACGGCATGGCGCGGCTATCGCACGCGCGAGCCGGTCGCGATCCTGCTGTCGACTGCGGTGCTGGTGCCGTTCCTCTATTTCCTTGCCAAATCGACGACGCTGAGGGTCGGCGACACCTGGCCGATGTTCATGTGGCCGGTCGGTTTCGCCGCGGCCGCGGTGAACCTTGTGATGCTGTCGCGTGAGAATCGATCGGCGCGTTTGATCCGGTCGAGCCTGTTCTGGCTCAACACGGCGGTCGTCTCGGGCATCGCCTTCGTCGTGATCGTGTTCCTCTATTACGTCGCCGCGCCCTGGAATTTCCTCGGCAAGATCGATCCGATCGGCGCCGAGGCCGGCTACGAGCAGGTCGCGGCGCGCGCGCAGGCCGCACTCGACGAGACCGGCGCGACCTGGATCGCCACCACGGACTACCGCACCTTTGCGATGATGCGCTGGCTGTTCCGCGGCCGCGTTCCCGTGATCGAGATCAACGAGCGCGGCCGTTTCCAGGATTTTGGCGATCCCGGCATGGACAGGATCAGGGGCCACGCCGGCATCTATGTCGGCCGCGAGCCTGACGATCGCGCCCCGGTGTGGGACGCGATCCCTGCCAGGCGCGAGCAGCTTGGCCAGGTCGAGCGCCGCTGGCGCGGCCTCGTGATCGACACGTATGCGATCGAAAAACTGAGCGGCTGGACCCCGGAGCTGTCACCGCCGAAGGATTCGCCGCTATTCCAGTGGAAGGTGCTGGCGGGGGCTTACCCTCCCCTGGAGGGGGAGGGTCGATCGCGCGAAGCGCGAGCGGGGTGGGGTGATCTTTCCACGCGGGCAGTGTTGGAGGTGGAGAGACCGTCACCCCACCCCGCTACGCATTGCGCTTCGCTCCATGCGCAGCGACCCTCCCCCTCCAGGGGAGGGTAA